One Eremothecium cymbalariae DBVPG#7215 chromosome 2, complete sequence DNA window includes the following coding sequences:
- the SCS7 gene encoding fatty acid alpha-hydroxylase (similar to Ashbya gossypii AAL183W) → MSSSCKTLPLYSKSEFEKHVKPNQCWVSIDQRKIYNVSKFLDENPEGYQYVLDHAGQDVTQLLKDMQTDEPTDLAHQLLSDAYLIGYLATSEEERKLLTNANHVVEVKPANGNRVDSGFVKKLPTEEKLAIATDFKTDYEKHHFLDLDKPLFMQVLFGNFTKEFYIDQVHRPRHYGKESAPLFGNFLEPLSKTSWWVIPIVWYPCVIYYIRTALLNISTPLALFLFGVGVFVWTLIEYGLHRFLFHFDDRMPESNIVFTLHFLLHGIHHYLPMDKYRLVMPPALFLALCYPFYKLVFSILPYYCACAGFAGGLFGYVGYDVTHYFLHHRKLPPFMRKLKKYHLEHHYKNYELGFGVTSWYWDKVFNTYLSPTAPLSRAKYD, encoded by the coding sequence ATGTCTTCTAGCTGCAAAACGTTACCTTTGTACTCTAAATCAGAGTTTGAAAAGCACGTTAAACCCAACCAGTGTTGGGTCAGTATTGATCAGAGGAAGATCTACAATGTTTCGAAGTTCTTGGATGAAAATCCAGAGGGATATCAATATGTTTTGGATCATGCCGGCCAAGATGTCACTCAGTTGTTAAAAGACATGCAGACCGATGAACCAACTGATTTAGCTCATCAGCTTTTATCCGATGCTTACTTGATAGGGTATTTGGCAACGAGTGAAGAGGAGAGGAAATTGTTGACCAACGCTAACCATGTTGTAGAAGTTAAGCCAGCCAACGGTAACAGGGTGGATTCAGGTTTTGTGAAGAAATTGCCAACAGAGGAGAAATTAGCCATTGCGACAGACTTTAAAACTGATTATGAGAAGCACCATTTTTTAGATTTGGACAAGCCTTTGTTTATGCAGGTGTTGTTCGGTAACTTTACGAAGGAGTTCTACATTGATCAGGTTCACAGGCCACGGCACTACGGGAAGGAATCTGCTCCCTTATTTGGTAACTTCTTGGAACCTTTATCTAAGACTTCTTGGTGGGTCATACCAATCGTCTGGTACCCGTGTGTCATTTATTACATCAGAACGGCTCTACTCAACATATCCACCCCTTTGgctttgtttttgtttggtgTTGGTGTCTTTGTATGGACATTAATTGAATACGGACTACACAGATTTTTGTTCCACTTTGATGATAGGATGCCCGAATCTAATATTGTCTTTACTCTTCATTTCTTACTACACGGTATCCATCACTATTTGCCTATGGATAAGTACAGATTGGTTATGCCTCCGGCCTTGTTCTTGGCCTTGTGTTACCCTTTCTACAAACTGGTGTTTTCTATTTTGCCTTACTACTGTGCTTGTGCTGGTTTTGCTGGAGGGTTATTTGGCTATGTGGGCTACGATGTCACGCACTACTTCCTTCACCATCGCAAACTACCACCGTTCATGagaaagttgaagaaatatcaCCTAGAACATCATTACAAAAACTATGAACTTGGATTTGGTGTGACTTCTTGGTATTGGGACAAAGTGTTCAATACATACTTGAGTCCGACTGCACCTTTATCCAGGGCGAAATATGACTGA
- the GCN20 gene encoding putative AAA family ATPase GCN20 (similar to Ashbya gossypii AEL032W): MSTIGSQVRQAAPEVDTTVTDYVIGYLNHLSGATLDAIQAKQLDLDSEVAFIETLLVDSGAIQEKVDNLVNQVKERLFNQLKENQAKLELTGDTSKRLLDINVLQNQDQKSHTLAIFGATGDIEHTGRKIETRVDLKKLKKAEEKIAKKVAKRNNKFVKYEASKLINDQREEDYDTFYMKINPLEFGSGAGKSKDIKIDTFDLYVGDGQRILSDAQLTLAFGRRYGLVGQNGIGKSTLLKALSKRELNVPKHISILHVEQELKGDETKVLQSVLDADVWRKQLLSEENKINERLQEIEKLRTEFDEESLEVKKLDNEREDLESHLQQISDKLIDMESDKAEARAASILYGLGFSTEAQQQPTNSFSGGWRMRLSLSRALFCQPDLLLLDEPSNMLDVPSIAYLSNYLKTYPATVLVVSHDRAFLNEVATDIIYQHNERLDYYRGQDFDSFYSTKEERRKNALREYENQMAYRKHLQEFIDKYRYNAAKSQEAQSRIKKLEKLPVLEPPEEEKSVNFKFADCEKLSPPIIQLQEVSFGYEDQLLLKDVSLDVQMDSRIALVGANGCGKTTLLKIMMEQLTPLSGFVSRNPRLRIGYFTQHHVDSMDLTMSSVDWMSKNFPGKSDEEYRRHLGAFGITGSLGLQRIQLLSGGQKSRVAFAALCLNNPHILVLDEPSNHLDTAGLDALVDALKAFSGGVLMVSHDISVIDSVCNEIWVSEKGTVKRFDGNIYDYKNYILEAADAAGVVKRH; this comes from the coding sequence ATGTCAACAATTGGTTCCCAGGTGCGTCAAGCTGCCCCTGAAGTTGATACTACTGTTACAGATTATGTGATTGGTTACTTGAACCATTTGTCTGGCGCTACGTTGGATGCAATTCAAGCTAAACAGTTGGATTTGGATAGTGAGGTTGCTTTTATAGAAACGCTACTTGTTGATTCCGGAGCTATTCAAGAAAAAGTGGATAACCTGGTTAATCAGGTGAAGGAACGGTTATTCAACCAATTAAAGGAAAATCAGGCCAAGTTGGAGCTGACTGGTGATACTTCGAAACGGCTATTGGATATCAATGTTCTACAAAATCAGGACCAAAAGTCACATACTTTGGCAATATTCGGTGCCACTGGTGATATTGAACATACTGGGCGGAAGATAGAGACAAGGGtggatttgaagaagttaaagaaGGCTGAGGAGAAAATTGCCAAGAAGGTTGCAAAGAGAAACAATAAATTTGTTAAATACGAGGCTTCAAAGTTAATTAATGATCAGAGGGAGGAAGATTATGATACCTTTTATATGAAGATTAACCCGTTGGAGTTTGGTTCAGGAGCAGGCAAGtccaaagatatcaagATCGATACCTTTGATTTATATGTTGGCGATGGTCAAAGAATTCTTTCTGATGCTCAACTGACGTTGGCTTTTGGCAGAAGGTACGGTCTAGTGGGTCAAAATGGTATTGGTAAATCTACACTGTTAAAAGCACTATCTAAAAGAGAACTAAATGTTCCAAAACATATTTCTATTTTACATGTCGAGCAAGAATTAAAAGGTGATGAGACTAAAGTTCTTCAGAGTGTATTGGATGCAGATGTGTGGAGAAAACAATTGCTAAGtgaagaaaacaagataAATGAGAGACTCCAAgagattgaaaaattaaGAACTGAATTTGATGAGGAGAGCTTGGAGGTTAAAAAACTGGATAACGAACGGGAAGATTTGGAATCGCATCTACAACAAATTTCTGATAAATTAATAGATATGGAATCTGACAAAGCAGAAGCTAGGGCTGCCTCTATATTGTATGGGTTAGGTTTCAGCACAGAGGCTCAACAGCAGCCAACAAATTCTTTCTCTGGTGGTTGGAGGATGAGACTTTCTCTCTCAAGAGCATTATTTTGTCAGCCAGACTTGTTACTATTGGATGAACCATCTAATATGTTGGATGTTCCTTCTATTGCATACCTATctaattatttgaagacatATCCCGCAACAGTGCTGGTTGTTTCCCATGATCGtgcttttttaaatgaGGTCGCAACTGATATCATTTATCAACACAACGAACGTCTAGATTATTACAGGGGACAAGACTTCGACTCGTTCTACTCCACTAAAGAAGAACGTCGCAAGAATGCTCTTAGAGAGTATGAAAATCAAATGGCTTATAGAAAGCATTTGCAAGAATTCATTgataaatatagatataatgCGGCGAAATCGCAAGAGGCACAATCCAGGAtcaaaaaattggaaaaactACCTGTGCTGGAACCcccagaagaagaaaagtcCGTCAACTTTAAATTCGCAGACTGTGAAAAGCTATCGCCACCTattattcaacttcaaGAAGTTTCATTTGGTTATGAAGACcaattattattaaaggaCGTCAGTTTGGATGTTCAGATGGATTCTAGAATTGCCTTGGTTGGTGCGAACGGTTGTGGTAAGACTACGCTGTTGAAGATTATGATGGAACAATTAACACCTTTAAGTGGGTTTGTTTCGAGAAATCCAAGACTACGAATTGGTTATTTTACTCAACACCATGTCGATTCGATGGATTTAACGATGTCTTCAGTGGATTGGATGTCCAAAAATTTCCCCGGTAAAAGTGACGAAGAATACCGGCGTCATTTAGGTGCGTTCGGCATTACTGGTTCGCTAGGTTTGCAAAGAATACAATTACTGTCAGGTGGTCAGAAGTCTAGGGTCGCTTTTGCAGCCTTGTGTTTGAACAACCCCcatattttggttttggatgAACCTTCAAACCACTTAGATACAGCAGGTCTTGATGCCCTAGTAGACGCTTTGAAGGCCTTCTCCGGTGGAGTTTTGATGGTTTCACATGATATTTCTGTTATCGATAGTGTTTGCAATGAAATATGGGTCTCTGAGAAAGGTACTGTTAAGAGATTTGACGGCAACATATATGACTACAAGAATTATATTCTAGAAGCTGCAGATGCTGCAGGTGTTGTCAAAAGACATTAG